The sequence CCCCCTTTGAAGATATTGAGCTTGTGAAGTGATAAAGAGTATCTCGAAAAACAGCAGGCAGAGGTATCCTTTCCCTTGCCATGGGTTTTAAAAAACCAAGAAGATGTAGAATGAAAGCGATACCTTCCCTGCTCCCAATACGGAGAAGCTTTTTACGCGACGGAAAACGCCATGAAGAGATACATAATTAGACGGTTTATTTTTGGGATTATAGTTGTAGGGATTGTATCCTTGATGATTTTTTTGGCCACCAGGATCGGGCCTGATCCTGCGTTCATGATCGCCTCCCCCGGGGCTGACGAAGCCGAACTCAATTCGATCCGGGATCGCTTTGGTTTGAATGAGCCGCTGCCGGTCCAATATTTTATTTTCATCAAAAAAGCACTACAGGCCGACTTTGGTGAGTCGATCTATTACGGTCTGCCAGTTGCGGAGATCGTGTGGCAACGGCTGCCACCTACGTTGATGCTCGTAGGGGCAGCCAAATTCATATCTTTGTTTTTTGGAATATTGGCCGGTGTATTAGCTGCTAGGAGACGCGGCAGTTTTACCAATAATTTTTTGCGATGGTTTTCGTTTCTGGGTTTGTCCATGCCTAACTTTTGGATCGCCATGTTGTTCATTCTTATTTTTTCTGTGAAATTAAAGGTTCTACCCACAGGGGGCTATGGAACATTCTGGCACCTCCTGATGCCGGCCTTTTCCTTGGGCTGGTATTTTAGTGCCGGATATACCCGCATAACGGAGTCGTCTTTGCTGCAAGTATTGAATAGCGAGTACATTAAGCTCTGCCGGGTGAAGGGACTTTCCGAACTATCGGTAGTGGCCAAGCACGCTCTGAAAAACTCGCTTATTCCCGTGGTTACCTTGGCCGGGATGAATATTGTGATCATGGTTTCGAGCGCCGTAGCCATCGAGATGGTTTTTGCCTGGCCGGGGTTGGGACTCCTCATGTACCATGGAGCCATCTATCGCGATTTTAATGTGGTACAGGCGGTCATCCTGTTTATCTCTGTGAGTATGGTGTTTATTAACTTAGCGGTGGATATTCTCTATGCCTACCTGGATCCGCGCATCCGCTATGATTGAAAAATCGACTATACATTAAAGAAGAAAGATTATGGACTCAGAAATTTGGAAACGGATAAGGGATATCTGGAGAAGGGTGCCAAAAGCCGCGGTGATCATTATCCTTTTGCTCATCCTGACCGCGATTTTCGCCGACTTTATGGCGCTGCATGATCCGGAAATTGGCGATCCCCGGCAGCGGTTGTTGCCCCCGGTCTGGGAACAGGAAGGAAAATGGACATATCCTTTGGGTACAGATACCATGGGGCGGGATGTACTCAGCCGGATGATTTACGGATCAAGGGTCTCTCTGTTGGTGGCTTTTTCCGCTGTGATTATTGCCGGATGTATAGGAACCTTTTTAGGATTAATGGCTGGATTTTTTGGGGGCTGGGTGGATCAAGTCATTATGCGCTTTACCGACGCCTGGCTGAGTATTCCTACGGTAATGTTCGGAGTCCTCATGGCCGTCATTGTAGGCCCCGGGGTCTGGAATATCGTCATCATCCTGGGGGGCACATTTTGGTCGAGATATGCCCGAGTGGTACGGGGGGAGACCCTGAGCATGAAGACCAGGGATTTCGTCCATCTGGCCAAAATTGCCGGATGTGGAAACCCCCGCATCATCTGGAAGCATATCCTGCCCAATGTATTCAATAGCGTGATTACGCTCTCTTCCTTACAAATCGGAATTGTTATTGTCGTGGAAGCCTCTCTCACCTTCCTCGGCGTAGGGGTTCCACCGCCCAAGCCAGCCTGGGGATTGATGCTTTCGGAGGGTAGAGGAGGGTTGCTGGCCGGTTATTGGTGGTTAGTCGTTTTTCCTGGGGTAGGTATAGGCCTGTTGGTTTTTTCTTTTAATGTTATTGGAGATTGGCTCCGCCGTTATCTCGATCCTTTTTATCGCAATATCGAGTGAGAACCATGGAAAAGAAAACCCTGTTACAAGTCGTCGGGTTGACCACTTATTTCTTTTCCTTTGCGCGCACCAGAATTGTAAAAGCGGTTGACAATGTGTCTTTCGAGGTCAATGCTGGGGATCGCCTGGCTTTGATTGGCGAGTCGGGTTGCGGGAAAAGCACCGTGGCCGCATCCCTTCTACGTGTTCTACCCCCTTCCGGCGAAACGGTGAGCGGGAAAATCCTTTTTGAAGGAGAAGACCTCTTGCAAAAGAGCAACAAGGAGATGACCCAGATTAGGGGTAGGAAGATCGCCATGATCCTGCAAGACCCCATGATGTCTTTGGACCCGGTGTTCACAATCGGGGAACAGATTGGGGAAACCTTAGAGCAGCACACCAGCCTGCGCGGCGACTCCCTGATCCAACGGATCAAGGAACTCTTACTGGCTGTGCGGATCCCGGAACCTGAGCGGAGGATTAAACAGTGGCCGCATGAAATGAGTGGCGGGATGCGCCAGAGAATTGTCGGAGCGATTGCCATTAGCTGTGAGCCGAAATTGCTCATTTGCGACGAAGCGACGACGAATTTGGACGTAACCATTCAACTACAATATTTAAACTTACTCAAGGATCTGCAAAGAAATACTGGCGTAACGTTGGTTTTCATTACGCACAATCTCGGGATTGTAGCGGAGTTGTGCGAATATGTGATTGTTATGTATGCGGGCAAGATCGTGGAGCGCGCGCCGGTGGTGGATGTTTTTGATTCCCCTGCCCATCCCTATACGAAGGCTCTTTTAGATGCGGCCTTTGGGTTACAGGATCTAAGGAAACGAAGGCCCATTCCTGGTGAGCCACCTAATTTGGCCAATTTGCCTCCCGGATGCAGGTTTAACCCGCGTTGTCTGTACGCAGATGAGCGTTGCCGCAAGGAAGAACCGCCAGAAGTGACCTTGGCGGCTGCACGGAGCGCCCAATGCTGGTATCCCATAAAGGCATGAGCAGAGAGGTGCCACAATGGTTCTTCATTCTATTTTCGGGAGGGTTCGATAATAATCGGGCGAATAGAAGAATACCCAATGGAAAAGAGAGAGTTTGATTATTTACTGCAGATTCGGAAGCTAAAGATGCATTTCCCGGTTAAGGCCGGGATCATCTTAGATCATGTGATCGGATGGGTCAAAGCCCTGGACGGTGTTGACCTTACCATCAAGCATAGGCAAGTTGTTGGACTGGTGGGAGAGTCCGGAAGTGGGAAGACCACCCTGGCCAAAGTCTTGCTCCTTCTCGAGAAGCCTACGAATGGGGAGGTGCTCTTCAAGGGAAAAGACATACACTCCTTGAATGTTTCGGAGTTAAAAGCCTACCGTCGCACCCTTCAAGCGGTCTTTCAGGATCCTTTTGCCTCTCTTAGCCCTCGTCTAAGGGTTAAAGAGATCATTACGGAGCCCCTGGAAGTTTCCAGCACCCTGAGCAAGGAAGAGCTGGAAAACAAAGTTGTGGAAGCGATGCACATGGTAGGGCTGGACACGGGACTGAGGAGGGTCTACCCTCACGAACTGAGTGGGGGCCAACGACAGCGGGTGGCCATCGCGCGGGCCATCTCCACGGAATCGAAAATCATCATCTTGGACGAACCCACTTCAGCGCTGGACGTCTCCGTTCGCCTGCAGATCATTCACCTCTTGATGGATTTGCAAAAGAATCTGGAACTCAGCTACCTGCTGATCGGGCACGACCTGGCCATGGTGGCCTATATGTCCACGGACATCGCCGTGATGTACCTGGGAAAGATCGTCGAATTTGGGGAGACGAAGGAGCTATTAAAAAACACAACACATCCCTACACCCAGGCGCTTATTGCGGCTTCCCTCCCCGATCACCCCCGGGATAAACGGGAACGTACTGTTTTGTCCGGAGAGATCGCTAGCCCTTTAAATGTACCGCCGGGCTGCCGTTTTCATCCCCGATGTCCCGGGATAAAATCGATTTGCAGGGAGCAGGAACCTTCTTTAGTTCCTGTAGGGGACAACCACTGGGTGGCCTGTCACCTGGACGGCCAAAGGGCGGCAAGCAGCTCTATTTAGGGTTGGAATGTTAAACAGGAAGGGACGGGATATAAGCATTTTAACACTTCACTTATGGG comes from Deltaproteobacteria bacterium and encodes:
- a CDS encoding ABC transporter ATP-binding protein encodes the protein MEKKTLLQVVGLTTYFFSFARTRIVKAVDNVSFEVNAGDRLALIGESGCGKSTVAASLLRVLPPSGETVSGKILFEGEDLLQKSNKEMTQIRGRKIAMILQDPMMSLDPVFTIGEQIGETLEQHTSLRGDSLIQRIKELLLAVRIPEPERRIKQWPHEMSGGMRQRIVGAIAISCEPKLLICDEATTNLDVTIQLQYLNLLKDLQRNTGVTLVFITHNLGIVAELCEYVIVMYAGKIVERAPVVDVFDSPAHPYTKALLDAAFGLQDLRKRRPIPGEPPNLANLPPGCRFNPRCLYADERCRKEEPPEVTLAAARSAQCWYPIKA
- a CDS encoding ATP-binding cassette domain-containing protein, which gives rise to MEKREFDYLLQIRKLKMHFPVKAGIILDHVIGWVKALDGVDLTIKHRQVVGLVGESGSGKTTLAKVLLLLEKPTNGEVLFKGKDIHSLNVSELKAYRRTLQAVFQDPFASLSPRLRVKEIITEPLEVSSTLSKEELENKVVEAMHMVGLDTGLRRVYPHELSGGQRQRVAIARAISTESKIIILDEPTSALDVSVRLQIIHLLMDLQKNLELSYLLIGHDLAMVAYMSTDIAVMYLGKIVEFGETKELLKNTTHPYTQALIAASLPDHPRDKRERTVLSGEIASPLNVPPGCRFHPRCPGIKSICREQEPSLVPVGDNHWVACHLDGQRAASSSI
- a CDS encoding ABC transporter permease, which translates into the protein MDSEIWKRIRDIWRRVPKAAVIIILLLILTAIFADFMALHDPEIGDPRQRLLPPVWEQEGKWTYPLGTDTMGRDVLSRMIYGSRVSLLVAFSAVIIAGCIGTFLGLMAGFFGGWVDQVIMRFTDAWLSIPTVMFGVLMAVIVGPGVWNIVIILGGTFWSRYARVVRGETLSMKTRDFVHLAKIAGCGNPRIIWKHILPNVFNSVITLSSLQIGIVIVVEASLTFLGVGVPPPKPAWGLMLSEGRGGLLAGYWWLVVFPGVGIGLLVFSFNVIGDWLRRYLDPFYRNIE
- a CDS encoding ABC transporter permease — translated: MKRYIIRRFIFGIIVVGIVSLMIFLATRIGPDPAFMIASPGADEAELNSIRDRFGLNEPLPVQYFIFIKKALQADFGESIYYGLPVAEIVWQRLPPTLMLVGAAKFISLFFGILAGVLAARRRGSFTNNFLRWFSFLGLSMPNFWIAMLFILIFSVKLKVLPTGGYGTFWHLLMPAFSLGWYFSAGYTRITESSLLQVLNSEYIKLCRVKGLSELSVVAKHALKNSLIPVVTLAGMNIVIMVSSAVAIEMVFAWPGLGLLMYHGAIYRDFNVVQAVILFISVSMVFINLAVDILYAYLDPRIRYD